In Microbulbifer sp. GL-2, the following are encoded in one genomic region:
- the ppsA gene encoding phosphoenolpyruvate synthase, whose translation MTNFTIDFAKLGMDDVDKVGGKNASLGEMISSLAGAGVSVPGGFATTAEAFLAFLAHEQLEQRIAERLKGLDVADVVELAKAGDEIRNWILQTPFPAQLEKEIRDGYDALGGGETAVAVRSSATAEDLPDASFAGQQETFLNIRGVDAVLQAVKEVFASLYNDRAIAYRVHTGYADVGVALSAGIQHMVRSETGAAGVMFTLDTESGFRDVIFITAAFGLGETVVQGAVNPDEFYLYKPAVDAGRPAILRRNRGSKAIKMVYDQSGECGRSVKTVEVAEEDRQRFALNDDELTSLAVQARKIEEHYGRPMDIEWAKDGDTGELFIVQARPETVRSRDQGTSIERYSLQERGEVLCEGRAIGQRIGAGRVRKLKSVEDMAAMQDGEVLVTDMTDPDWEPVLKKASAIVTNRGGRTCHAAIIARELGIPAVVGCGNATELLESGTPVTVSCAEGDTGFVMSGELDFQREETEVSEMPDLPFKIMLNVGNPDRAFAFSHLPNQGVGLARLEFILNRMIGIHPKALLELDSLPEDLQQNIRERIGGYASPEDFIVEKLVEGIATLAAAFAPNRVIVRLSDFKSNEYAHLVGGQLYEPSEENPMLGFRGAARYRSEDFRQCFALECRALKKVRDEMGLTNVEIMVPFVRTPEEAAEVVGLLADNGLRRGEGGLKVIMMCELPSNALLAEEFLQHFDGFSIGSNDLTQLTLGLDRDSGLVADLFDERNPAVKALLSRAIQACKKAGKYVGICGQGPSDHKDFARWLMDEGIDSVSLNPDTAVDTWLFLANEEA comes from the coding sequence TTGACGAACTTCACCATCGACTTCGCAAAACTGGGTATGGACGATGTCGACAAGGTCGGCGGTAAAAACGCATCGCTCGGCGAGATGATCTCTTCTCTTGCCGGCGCTGGTGTGAGTGTGCCGGGCGGCTTCGCAACCACCGCGGAGGCCTTTCTGGCCTTCCTCGCCCACGAGCAGTTGGAGCAGCGAATCGCCGAGCGCCTGAAAGGGCTGGATGTTGCTGATGTTGTGGAGCTGGCAAAGGCTGGAGACGAAATTCGTAATTGGATCTTGCAAACACCTTTCCCTGCACAGCTCGAGAAAGAAATTCGCGATGGCTACGATGCTCTGGGTGGTGGAGAGACCGCTGTGGCAGTACGCTCTTCCGCAACTGCAGAAGATTTGCCGGATGCTTCTTTTGCGGGCCAGCAGGAGACTTTCCTGAACATTCGTGGTGTCGATGCGGTGCTACAAGCGGTGAAGGAAGTATTCGCTTCCCTCTATAACGATCGCGCTATTGCCTACCGCGTACATACCGGTTACGCAGATGTGGGCGTGGCCCTGTCTGCCGGTATCCAGCATATGGTGCGCAGCGAAACCGGTGCTGCCGGTGTGATGTTCACCCTCGATACCGAGAGTGGTTTCCGCGATGTGATCTTTATTACCGCGGCCTTCGGCCTGGGTGAGACTGTTGTGCAAGGTGCGGTAAACCCTGATGAATTCTACCTATACAAGCCTGCTGTGGATGCCGGTCGCCCGGCAATACTGCGCCGCAATCGCGGTAGTAAGGCGATTAAGATGGTATACGATCAGAGCGGTGAGTGTGGTCGCTCAGTGAAAACTGTCGAGGTCGCAGAAGAAGACCGCCAGCGGTTTGCTCTTAATGATGATGAGCTGACCAGCCTGGCGGTACAGGCGCGCAAGATTGAAGAGCACTACGGTCGCCCGATGGATATCGAGTGGGCCAAAGATGGGGATACCGGCGAGCTGTTTATTGTGCAGGCGCGTCCGGAGACAGTGCGCTCCCGTGACCAAGGCACCAGCATTGAGCGCTACAGTTTGCAAGAGCGTGGCGAAGTACTATGCGAAGGGCGTGCGATTGGCCAGCGTATCGGTGCCGGTCGCGTGCGCAAGCTGAAGTCTGTTGAAGATATGGCTGCGATGCAGGACGGTGAAGTCCTGGTGACCGATATGACCGACCCAGACTGGGAGCCTGTTCTGAAAAAGGCCAGTGCGATCGTTACCAACCGTGGTGGTCGTACCTGTCACGCCGCTATCATAGCCCGCGAGCTGGGTATTCCTGCCGTAGTCGGTTGTGGCAATGCCACTGAGCTACTGGAAAGCGGTACTCCGGTGACTGTGTCCTGTGCTGAAGGTGATACCGGTTTCGTGATGTCTGGTGAGCTGGATTTCCAGCGTGAGGAAACTGAAGTTTCCGAAATGCCGGATCTGCCTTTCAAAATTATGCTCAACGTGGGTAATCCGGATCGCGCCTTTGCCTTCAGCCACTTGCCCAACCAAGGTGTTGGCCTGGCGCGCTTGGAGTTTATCCTCAACCGTATGATCGGTATTCATCCAAAGGCCCTGTTGGAGCTGGACAGCTTGCCGGAAGACCTGCAGCAGAATATCCGTGAGCGCATTGGCGGTTATGCCTCTCCGGAAGACTTTATTGTTGAAAAACTGGTTGAGGGTATCGCTACCCTGGCTGCTGCGTTTGCGCCTAACCGCGTGATCGTGCGCCTGTCGGACTTCAAGTCGAATGAATACGCGCACTTGGTCGGCGGCCAACTGTATGAGCCCAGTGAAGAGAACCCGATGCTCGGTTTCCGCGGCGCTGCCCGTTACCGCTCAGAGGATTTCCGTCAGTGCTTTGCTCTTGAGTGTCGCGCCTTGAAGAAGGTACGTGACGAGATGGGCCTGACCAATGTGGAAATCATGGTGCCCTTCGTGCGCACTCCGGAAGAGGCTGCGGAAGTTGTTGGTCTACTCGCGGACAACGGCCTGCGCCGTGGTGAGGGTGGCCTCAAGGTCATCATGATGTGTGAACTGCCCTCCAATGCTTTGCTGGCCGAGGAGTTCCTGCAGCACTTCGATGGCTTCTCCATCGGCTCCAACGATCTGACCCAGCTTACCCTGGGCCTGGACCGCGATTCCGGCCTGGTGGCAGACCTGTTCGATGAGCGCAATCCTGCAGTGAAAGCACTGCTGTCACGTGCCATCCAGGCCTGTAAGAAAGCCGGCAAATATGTCGGTATTTGCGGGCAGGGCCCCTCTGACCACAAAGACTTCGCCCGCTGGTTGATGGATGAGGGAATAGACAGTGTTTCCCTGAACCCTGATACCGCTGTGGATACCTGGCTATTTTTGGCCAATGAGGAAGCCTGA
- a CDS encoding pyruvate, water dikinase regulatory protein translates to MAKDKRTAFFISDGTGLTVEAIGHSLLAQFQDQQVEQVTLPYIDSTEKVQQALQRIGKVAKESGLQPIIITSIVSDQIRDQLHQSPALMLDVFENYLTPLANLFGCDPAQTVNVSHGIADNRRYSERIEAVHFAIDNDDGRRISEFEQADVILLGVSRSGKTPTCLYLALQFGLRAANYPITEEDMDSTTLPKILRPYRRKLFGLTIDPKRLMQIRQERRANSRYASKEQCEFEVRQVEQMLRRAQVPFLNATQLSVEELATRLMSQAGIERRID, encoded by the coding sequence ATGGCAAAAGACAAGCGCACCGCCTTTTTTATTTCCGACGGAACCGGCCTTACCGTAGAGGCTATTGGTCACAGCCTCTTGGCCCAATTCCAGGACCAGCAAGTGGAACAGGTGACCCTGCCCTATATCGATTCCACCGAGAAGGTACAGCAAGCGCTCCAGCGTATAGGGAAAGTCGCCAAAGAATCCGGCCTGCAACCGATCATTATCACCAGTATTGTTTCAGATCAGATCCGCGATCAACTTCATCAGAGCCCCGCCCTGATGCTGGATGTTTTTGAAAATTATCTGACCCCACTGGCCAACCTGTTCGGTTGCGACCCGGCGCAAACCGTCAATGTTTCCCACGGTATCGCCGATAATCGCCGCTACAGTGAGCGCATTGAAGCTGTTCACTTCGCCATCGACAACGATGATGGGCGCAGAATCAGTGAGTTTGAGCAAGCGGATGTAATTCTTCTCGGCGTCTCCCGATCCGGCAAAACACCCACCTGCCTGTACCTGGCCCTGCAGTTCGGCCTGCGCGCCGCCAACTACCCCATTACCGAAGAAGATATGGATTCCACTACCCTTCCAAAAATATTGCGCCCTTATCGTCGCAAACTGTTTGGACTGACCATAGATCCAAAGCGTCTGATGCAAATCCGCCAGGAAAGACGCGCCAATAGCCGCTACGCTTCAAAGGAGCAGTGTGAATTTGAGGTGCGCCAGGTCGAGCAGATGTTGCGCCGGGCACAAGTGCCCTTCCTTAATGCCACACAGCTTTCGGTTGAAGAGCTCGCTACCCGCCTGATGTCCCAGGCAGGTATCGAGCGCAGAATTGACTAA
- the pabB gene encoding aminodeoxychorismate synthase component I, with protein MQIVSLPYSLNSAAAFATVSDLPAPVWLDSGRPLSSGRFDIISADPLNSLELHADSHEPFSQLDDLICELCPQERDSQLPFCGGVIGYAGYELGVEGNYLPSDNRSTDLPAGFFGLYGWAYIADHQLGSSHLIFHPACPPRQVREVSKRFASVEWEKPLISGEFRLLAPFEHELSAEDYRARIERILEYIAAGDVYQANFTQRFCAPYEGDLLSAYLALRSRAAGPFSAYMELPQGSLLSMSPERFIRADGGSLRTEPIKGTAARVADPAADQRAAFTLQKSPKDRAENLMIVDLLRNDFSKLCRSGSVRVPDLFQLASFANVHHLVSVVTGEMPEDSAYSDLLAACFPGGSITGAPKRRSMEVIRELESSPRGIYCGSIGYISSCGRADTNIAIRTFSASNGRMTCAAGGGIVADSDPAAEHRECLAKVRLLLDTTEQFLC; from the coding sequence ATGCAAATTGTCTCCCTGCCCTACTCGCTGAACTCCGCAGCAGCCTTTGCCACCGTGTCGGACCTGCCCGCACCGGTGTGGCTCGATAGTGGCCGGCCGCTGAGTAGCGGGCGCTTTGACATTATCAGCGCAGATCCACTTAACAGTCTGGAGTTACATGCCGACAGTCATGAGCCTTTTTCGCAGCTTGACGATTTGATTTGCGAGCTGTGCCCCCAGGAACGGGACTCGCAACTGCCCTTTTGTGGTGGCGTAATTGGCTACGCGGGGTATGAACTTGGAGTGGAAGGTAACTACCTGCCGTCCGACAACCGCTCCACCGACTTGCCGGCAGGCTTTTTTGGCCTTTACGGCTGGGCCTATATCGCCGATCACCAACTGGGTAGTAGCCATTTGATATTTCACCCTGCCTGCCCTCCCAGGCAAGTGCGGGAAGTGAGCAAACGCTTTGCATCGGTGGAATGGGAAAAACCCCTGATCTCGGGCGAGTTCCGCCTGCTGGCACCTTTTGAGCACGAGCTCAGTGCCGAGGATTATCGCGCACGTATCGAGCGCATCCTCGAATATATCGCCGCCGGTGATGTCTACCAGGCAAACTTCACCCAACGGTTTTGCGCTCCCTACGAGGGTGACCTGTTGAGCGCCTACCTGGCCCTGCGCAGCCGGGCTGCAGGGCCCTTTTCCGCCTACATGGAACTGCCCCAGGGAAGCCTGCTGAGCATGTCACCAGAGCGCTTTATTCGCGCTGATGGTGGCAGCCTGCGCACAGAGCCCATCAAGGGCACCGCTGCCAGGGTTGCCGATCCAGCAGCTGACCAGAGAGCAGCTTTCACCCTGCAGAAAAGCCCCAAGGATCGCGCCGAGAACCTGATGATCGTGGACCTGCTGCGCAACGATTTCAGCAAACTGTGCCGCAGTGGCAGTGTGCGTGTGCCTGACTTGTTCCAGTTGGCAAGCTTTGCCAATGTCCACCACCTGGTCAGTGTTGTTACCGGAGAGATGCCGGAGGATTCCGCTTACAGCGACCTTCTTGCCGCCTGTTTTCCCGGCGGCTCTATTACCGGCGCCCCTAAACGGCGCTCGATGGAAGTTATCCGCGAACTTGAATCCAGCCCCCGTGGAATCTACTGCGGCAGTATCGGCTACATCAGTAGCTGTGGCCGTGCCGACACCAATATTGCGATCCGCACATTCAGTGCCAGCAATGGCCGTATGACCTGTGCAGCGGGCGGCGGTATTGTCGCAGACTCTGATCCGGCTGCCGAACATCGTGAATGCTTGGCCAAGGTACGCTTGCTACTGGATACTACCGAGCAATTTCTGTGCTAA